A genomic region of Lysinibacillus sp. 2017 contains the following coding sequences:
- a CDS encoding ParB/RepB/Spo0J family partition protein: MVKGLGKGIDALFREEAVHKEDQVQQIAVAKIIANPFQPRKIFDETAIEELSASIKEHGIIQPIVVRKKDKKYEIVAGERRYRAAKQAGLTEVPVIVKDFDEQQMMEVAILENLQREDLTPIEEAEAYSNLINKLNFTQDDLAKRLGKSRPHIANLIRLLQLPEDVRELVNNGELSMGHGRALLGLKNKRRIPEVANKVMRDHLNVRQLEKYIQDVNEEVSRETKKTKKDIHVQATESQLREYFGTQVQIKKAKNKGKIEIEFYSEDDLYRILEILNIEEQ; the protein is encoded by the coding sequence ATGGTTAAAGGATTAGGAAAAGGTATTGACGCTTTATTTCGTGAAGAGGCAGTACATAAAGAGGATCAAGTACAACAAATTGCGGTTGCCAAAATAATCGCTAACCCTTTTCAACCACGTAAAATTTTTGATGAAACAGCTATCGAAGAGTTATCGGCATCCATAAAGGAACACGGTATTATTCAACCGATTGTCGTTCGAAAAAAAGATAAGAAGTATGAAATCGTTGCAGGTGAACGACGCTACCGTGCAGCAAAACAGGCGGGTTTAACAGAAGTACCAGTTATCGTGAAAGATTTTGATGAGCAACAGATGATGGAAGTAGCGATTTTAGAAAACTTACAGCGTGAAGATTTAACGCCAATTGAAGAAGCAGAAGCATATAGTAATCTAATTAATAAGTTGAATTTCACACAAGATGATTTAGCAAAGCGTTTAGGGAAAAGTCGCCCACATATCGCGAATTTAATTCGATTACTACAATTGCCTGAGGATGTCCGTGAGCTTGTAAACAATGGAGAACTTTCAATGGGGCATGGTCGAGCACTACTTGGCTTAAAGAACAAGCGTCGCATTCCAGAAGTCGCAAATAAAGTAATGAGAGATCATTTAAATGTCCGCCAGCTTGAAAAATACATTCAAGATGTCAATGAAGAAGTTTCACGTGAAACAAAGAAAACAAAAAAAGATATTCACGTGCAAGCGACAGAATCTCAGCTACGTGAATATTTTGGAACACAAGTTCAAATTAAAAAAGCAAAGAATAAAGGGAAAATCGAAATTGAATTTTATTCGGAAGATGATTTATACCGCATTTTAGAAATTTTAAATATTGAGGAACAATAG
- a CDS encoding DUF554 domain-containing protein: MVLLGSFLNALFIVIGALLGRLFKNIPESMQQTVMSIIGLVVAVLGIQMGITSSNFIIIVSSLVIGTVIGEWLDLEGKFNRFGKWIESLFGKKAKQGTIAEGFVTATLIFVIGSMAIIGALDSGLRNDHDVLITKGIIDGFLAIILASTLGIGVLLSAVVVFLYQGAIALFAGVISTYIPQEALDLFITEMTATGGVMILAIGLNITGLTKIRVANLLPAIVMVGIIVTILFSFQ; encoded by the coding sequence ATGGTATTACTTGGCTCATTTTTAAATGCATTATTCATTGTAATCGGAGCATTGTTAGGACGATTATTTAAAAATATACCAGAATCAATGCAACAAACGGTCATGTCGATTATTGGTTTAGTCGTAGCAGTTCTAGGTATCCAAATGGGAATAACAAGCAGTAACTTTATCATTATTGTTAGTAGCTTAGTAATTGGTACAGTCATTGGTGAATGGTTAGATTTAGAAGGTAAATTTAATCGTTTTGGTAAATGGATTGAGTCATTATTCGGTAAAAAAGCAAAGCAAGGCACGATAGCTGAAGGTTTTGTTACAGCAACTCTTATTTTTGTTATTGGTTCGATGGCAATTATCGGTGCACTAGATAGCGGACTTCGTAATGACCACGATGTGTTAATAACAAAAGGCATTATTGATGGCTTTTTAGCGATTATTTTGGCTTCTACTTTGGGAATTGGGGTATTGCTGTCAGCCGTAGTCGTCTTTTTATATCAAGGTGCAATTGCGCTATTTGCTGGTGTAATTAGTACGTATATTCCACAAGAAGCACTTGATTTATTTATAACTGAAATGACTGCAACAGGTGGTGTGATGATTTTAGCGATTGGTTTAAATATTACAGGATTAACGAAAATCCGCGTAGCCAATTTGCTGCCGGCGATTGTAATGGTCGGTATAATCGTTACGATTCTGTTTTCCTTTCAGTAA